ATAAATGTAGCCTTTCCTTCGCCGTTTGCTCCTATAAGCCCAATATGTTCTCCTTCTGTATTATACAACGAAGGCTTCGAGAGGCATTTTTTGCTCCCCGAAGCCTTTTTTCATTCAATCACTGGTTTTATCCCCTGTAATTGTCTGCTTATTTTTCAATATCTTCCATAGAAATCAGTTCCTGTGATACCTCCAACTGGGAGAAACGAAGACCATGATCCTCGTACTCAAATTCTCCTCTCTGATTATCAATCGGATCGATGCGAAGCCATTTTTTCTCCGGCATAAATTCTTTTTGGATTTCAGAGTTGGCTGGCATACGGAAAATATCCAGATTACCAAAGTAATAGTTCCAACGCTCTTTCTCTCCTGCGCGCCATGCACTTCCACCAAAGGAAGGATCTGCAAATACCCATCCGTAAGGTGCTACATAAAACTGTGCCCAATCATGACATCCTGTATAATACTCTGTTGCATACAGACCTGACTGCCAACGTGCCGGAATTCCGGACATGCGGCAAAGTGTAATGAATAACAGTGCCTGTACACCACAATCACCTTTCAGGTTAATTGCACAGTATTCTGGAATACACTCAATTGTAAAATACTCTCTCATGAAAGAATACATAACTTTTGTTGTCACAAAATCATAGAATCGACGCGCCAAAATAATTGGATTCGTCTCATCACCTGCCAGCTCGTCTCTCAGCTCTCTTAAGTAAGGAGTGAATACGATATGTGGTGCCTGCTCTTCCAGACAGAAATCCGGCTGTTCTTCAGATACCTTGGCAGGATCTAACTCTACATAATTTACATGGTAGTCAAATGAATAATCTACCATAAATTCCTGATCTGCTTTCAGTTCAGTCTCAAAATACACTGTTCTCTGCGGTGCATCTTCAGGTGCTATATAAGTAATCTCTGGATTAGATGCATGGATCTCTACATTAGAAACCTGCTCGTATACCTTCGGAATCGGAAGATGTACACGAACCTTGCGTCCTGCCTCTTCGAATTCTTTCTTAGCTTTTATCGTTGAACGTATACGAGTGCGTACAGTTCTTCCACCATGCTCCTTCATGTAATGTATATTTCCGTTCAGCAGCTTCTGCTTCAGATTATTTTCCTTTTTATCCTCTGGATTCTCTACAATTACACGCTCAGCTAAGTCTGGACGAGTCTTAATCAGATTTTCATAAAATCGACGCTGAAAATGTACCTCTCCGTCAATATAAATCCAATCTGCTGCACTGATTTCTTTCAGATGATCTAACTCTTCTTTTTTGAAATCACGCAGATGACTAGTCATAATCTCCAATGCTTCATCATATGTAAATGGATATTCATTTCCACCCATAACACCAATGACTTCCTGTTCGATTTCCAGACGTTTTCTAAGCGCCTGTGGAATGTCCTTCTCTTCCAGGAAATAACGAATCATTTTCTGGGCTCCGGCATAATCACCATAAATTTTTAATTTCAGAACGTCCTCCGGAAGCGGAACCTTCATAAAAGATAAATCCTGATACATGAGTTATACCTCCATACAAACTAATTTATATTACTGTTCGTTCTCAAAACCAATAAATCCAAATCCTGGAACTTCAGGGAGTACCAGTTTCTTTGTATCCTCTACAATCACACCACCCTTGAATGGCATATCTGTCAATGTAAAGATTGCATCCAGATCTGCACGAGTAATATTCTTTGTTGCTGCACCAAGGCTGGCTGCTGCAGTAATACCCAGATTACTCTCTTCTGCCATACATCCAAGCATAACCTCAATACCTGCTGACTCGCAGATTGCATTGATCTTAAGTGCCTCACGGATACCGCCGCACTTCATCAGCTTGATGTTAAGGTAATCAATTGCACGACGCTCTACAAGACGAAGTGCATCTTTTGAATTGAAGCAGCTCTCATCAGACATAATTGGCACGATAGAATGTTTTGTAACATACTCAAGGCCGGCAATATCATGATATGGAACCGGCTGCTCTACAAGCTCAAGATTATATTCGTTCAGACGCTCAATCAAACGAACAGCTTCTTTTGCACCCCATGCCTGGTTTGCATCTACACGAATCTTAACATCATCACCAACAGCCTCACGAATTGCTTTTACTCTTGCAAGATCTTCATCAAAAGATGTACCTACTTTAGTTTTAATTGTATCAAAACCATCTGCCACATGCTTCTTAGCTTTAGCTGCCATAACTTCTGGTGTGTCGATTCCGACTGTCATATCTGTCTCGATGAAGTTCTTGTGTCCACCAAGCAGTTTGTACACTGGCATACCTGCTTTCTTGCCAAGGAGATCATAGCAAGCCATATCAATAGCATTCTTTGCACTTCCGGAATGTGCTGCAGTACGATCCATGATCCAGTATACTTTTTCCAGATCAGTAGGATCTACACCAATGAGTTCTCTCTCCATTGCCTTAATGACATCGTTTGTACCGGATAAGCTCTCTCCTGAAATCAGGATAGCCGGAGCACCTTCACCATATCCAACGAGACCTTCATCTGTCTCTACAGATACGATAGCACTACGAGAATGAGTAATCACTCCCAAAGAAATGCGGAAAGGCTCAATTAATGGTACTTCCACTTGACGAACTTTGATTCCTGTAATTTTCATTTTTCTCTTCCCCCGTATATAATAATTTTATTGGAACACTATTTTATTCTGGTTGATTTTCCGGAAAATGGCATGCACAGCAATGACCATTTCCACAATCACGAAGTTCAGGTACCTGCGTCTTACAGATTTCCTGAGCTTTATAACATCTGGTGTGGAATACACAACCTGATGGTGGATTCGCCGGGCTTGGCAAATCTCCCTCCAGAACGATTTTTTCTTTTTTATGTTTACGATCCGGTACCGGAATAGCCGATAACAGTGCTGTCGTATACGGATGCATTGTTCTCTTATAAAGATCATCTTTATCTGCCAGTTCCACCACATGACCAAGATACATTACCATGATTCGGTCAGAAATATGTTTGATGACACTTAAATCATGAGAAA
The sequence above is drawn from the Dorea formicigenerans genome and encodes:
- a CDS encoding transglutaminase-like domain-containing protein, whose translation is MYQDLSFMKVPLPEDVLKLKIYGDYAGAQKMIRYFLEEKDIPQALRKRLEIEQEVIGVMGGNEYPFTYDEALEIMTSHLRDFKKEELDHLKEISAADWIYIDGEVHFQRRFYENLIKTRPDLAERVIVENPEDKKENNLKQKLLNGNIHYMKEHGGRTVRTRIRSTIKAKKEFEEAGRKVRVHLPIPKVYEQVSNVEIHASNPEITYIAPEDAPQRTVYFETELKADQEFMVDYSFDYHVNYVELDPAKVSEEQPDFCLEEQAPHIVFTPYLRELRDELAGDETNPIILARRFYDFVTTKVMYSFMREYFTIECIPEYCAINLKGDCGVQALLFITLCRMSGIPARWQSGLYATEYYTGCHDWAQFYVAPYGWVFADPSFGGSAWRAGEKERWNYYFGNLDIFRMPANSEIQKEFMPEKKWLRIDPIDNQRGEFEYEDHGLRFSQLEVSQELISMEDIEK
- a CDS encoding mandelate racemase/muconate lactonizing enzyme family protein produces the protein MKITGIKVRQVEVPLIEPFRISLGVITHSRSAIVSVETDEGLVGYGEGAPAILISGESLSGTNDVIKAMERELIGVDPTDLEKVYWIMDRTAAHSGSAKNAIDMACYDLLGKKAGMPVYKLLGGHKNFIETDMTVGIDTPEVMAAKAKKHVADGFDTIKTKVGTSFDEDLARVKAIREAVGDDVKIRVDANQAWGAKEAVRLIERLNEYNLELVEQPVPYHDIAGLEYVTKHSIVPIMSDESCFNSKDALRLVERRAIDYLNIKLMKCGGIREALKINAICESAGIEVMLGCMAEESNLGITAAASLGAATKNITRADLDAIFTLTDMPFKGGVIVEDTKKLVLPEVPGFGFIGFENEQ